Proteins encoded in a region of the Candidatus Moanabacter tarae genome:
- the yhdN_2 gene encoding Aldo-keto reductase YhdN, producing MEYRRLRGTGCRVSRLCLGTMTFGQQADEGESVRMIERAIDGGVNFIDTADGYGKGKSEEIVGKALKRKRDGIVVASKVCNPMGPDEYRDAGLHRWHVIQGVEASLKRLCVETLDICYMHKPDRETPIEETLAAFDLLVRQGKVMYVGMSNYASWQMMEARLKADQFHWAKPVVMQVPYNLITRSIEEECVEFSEYEKMGMCVYNPLAGGLLTGKHDITVGPARGTRFDYNEEYYSRFWQKVNFEVVEQLERMADDAGISLGELSFRWLTSQPFVDSIIIGVSKIEHLETNLKAIEARNLGEGMLKACDELWQRIRGDHFQYNR from the coding sequence ATGGAATATAGAAGATTACGTGGTACAGGGTGTAGAGTCTCTCGGCTGTGTTTAGGGACAATGACATTTGGGCAGCAAGCGGATGAGGGAGAGTCAGTCCGCATGATTGAGAGAGCAATTGATGGAGGGGTTAATTTCATAGATACTGCGGATGGATATGGCAAAGGTAAGAGTGAAGAAATAGTCGGGAAGGCACTTAAAAGAAAACGGGATGGGATTGTTGTTGCGAGCAAAGTGTGTAATCCGATGGGTCCAGACGAGTATCGAGATGCAGGTTTACATCGGTGGCATGTGATTCAGGGAGTAGAGGCCAGTCTCAAGCGTCTATGTGTGGAAACCTTAGATATCTGTTATATGCACAAGCCGGATCGTGAGACACCAATCGAAGAGACTTTGGCTGCTTTCGATCTGTTAGTTCGTCAGGGGAAAGTGATGTATGTAGGGATGTCGAACTATGCATCTTGGCAGATGATGGAAGCGCGATTAAAAGCGGATCAGTTTCATTGGGCGAAGCCGGTCGTGATGCAGGTCCCTTACAACTTGATCACTCGTAGTATAGAGGAGGAATGTGTCGAATTTTCTGAATATGAGAAAATGGGGATGTGCGTCTATAATCCGCTGGCTGGAGGCCTCCTAACAGGGAAACACGATATTACTGTAGGTCCTGCTAGAGGTACGCGATTTGATTATAACGAAGAATACTATAGCCGGTTTTGGCAGAAGGTGAATTTCGAAGTGGTGGAGCAGTTGGAAAGAATGGCAGATGATGCTGGCATTTCGTTAGGCGAGCTTTCTTTCAGGTGGCTCACTTCCCAGCCCTTTGTTGATTCGATAATTATAGGCGTTTCAAAAATCGAGCACTTGGAAACGAATCTTAAGGCAATTGAGGCACGGAATTTAGGTGAAGGAATGCTTAAGGCCTGTGATGAATTATGGCAACGGATTCGAGGAGATCATTTCCAATATAATCGGTGA
- the proA_2 gene encoding 4-hydroxy-4-methyl-2-oxoglutarate aldolase/4-carboxy-4-hydroxy-2-oxoadipate aldolase has translation MKKTNVSTQTVNQLLEPSTATITTVLKNAGIRHSAMYGVTPLRTKAKMAGPAFTLRYIPAREDLDDLPVDNLTNAQRVGIESISPGDVFVIDARGDDRAGGLGAILAARLQVLGAAGVVTDGAYRDSLEIERSGFPAFARSMNAHANVTVHHPSEIEVPIACGGVAVFPGDIIVGDGEGVVVVPSHLAERVAEEAKEMEDQEEFLMGKIRAGASLNGTYPPGEKLLEEYEVLKRKESEG, from the coding sequence ATGAAAAAAACAAATGTCTCTACTCAAACAGTTAACCAATTACTGGAGCCGAGCACCGCAACCATCACAACGGTGCTAAAGAACGCTGGAATTAGGCATAGTGCCATGTATGGAGTCACTCCTCTTAGGACGAAGGCTAAAATGGCGGGGCCAGCATTTACACTCCGTTATATCCCGGCGCGAGAAGATCTCGACGATCTTCCGGTGGATAATCTAACTAATGCCCAACGAGTTGGTATCGAGAGTATTTCTCCCGGCGATGTCTTTGTAATAGATGCTCGGGGCGATGATCGGGCTGGGGGATTAGGTGCCATTCTAGCAGCCCGGCTTCAAGTTCTTGGTGCAGCTGGTGTTGTAACGGATGGTGCCTATAGGGATAGTTTAGAAATAGAAAGAAGTGGATTTCCAGCCTTCGCTCGCTCGATGAATGCCCATGCTAATGTCACAGTACACCATCCAAGCGAAATCGAAGTACCGATTGCTTGTGGGGGCGTAGCGGTTTTCCCGGGAGATATTATTGTGGGTGATGGAGAAGGGGTAGTGGTGGTTCCCTCGCATTTGGCTGAACGGGTCGCTGAAGAGGCTAAAGAGATGGAAGATCAAGAAGAGTTTCTAATGGGAAAAATCCGGGCCGGAGCTTCTTTGAATGGCACTTATCCTCCGGGGGAAAAGCTTTTGGAGGAATATGAGGTTTTAAAAAGAAAGGAAAGTGAGGGGTGA
- the glnB gene encoding Nitrogen regulatory protein P-II — translation MKLIKAIIKPFKLEEVKDSLTELGIEGMTVTEVKGFGRQKGHTEIYRGSEYTVDFLPKVMLDIAVTDDQVASTIESIKKAGRTGKIGDGKIFVLPIEAAYRIRTDEVAEAAI, via the coding sequence ATGAAACTAATTAAAGCCATAATTAAGCCCTTCAAACTCGAGGAGGTTAAAGACAGCCTCACAGAATTAGGAATCGAAGGTATGACTGTGACCGAAGTCAAAGGTTTCGGACGACAGAAAGGTCACACAGAAATTTATCGCGGAAGTGAATATACCGTTGATTTCCTACCTAAGGTAATGCTCGATATAGCAGTTACCGATGATCAGGTAGCATCTACTATCGAATCCATAAAAAAGGCTGGCCGTACTGGTAAGATCGGTGATGGGAAAATCTTTGTCTTGCCAATCGAAGCAGCGTATCGGATTCGTACCGACGAGGTCGCCGAAGCTGCTATTTAA
- the amtB gene encoding Ammonia channel gives MNTSDTIAYPRGLKALALFLFSPILFVASGLTAQGEDHLAAAAAEAAPAAVNSGDTAWMIVATVLVLFMTIPGLALFYGGLVRTKNVLSVLMQCFAMAGVMTILWVIYGYSVAFNSSGMEAGTINLHSFFGGLGTAFLSGVGVENVSGTIPESVFITFQMTFAIITPALIVGAFAERMKFTAMLLFCIIWFTFSYLPVCHMAWAGDGALFAEWGVIDFAGGTVVHINAGIAGLIACIMVGKRRGFGVEPLTPHSVPLTVIGASMLWVGWFGFNAGSELAADGTAGMALLITQVATATAAITWMIVEWIKNKAPTAVGMATGAVAGLVAITPASGSVGPVGALVIGFASGFCCYFAATSLKRMLGYDDSLDVFGVHGIGGIVGAILTGCLFIADGGAESFKIGTQTWIQIKSVIVTIIWSGVVSIVALFIVGKIVGLRVSEEDEETGLDLSTHGESGYTH, from the coding sequence ATGAATACTTCTGACACAATAGCTTACCCAAGAGGACTCAAAGCCCTCGCCTTGTTTCTCTTTAGTCCTATCCTCTTTGTTGCTTCAGGGCTCACGGCTCAAGGGGAGGATCACCTTGCAGCGGCAGCCGCTGAAGCAGCACCCGCTGCCGTAAACTCTGGAGATACCGCATGGATGATTGTAGCAACCGTCCTTGTTCTCTTCATGACAATCCCAGGTCTAGCACTTTTCTACGGGGGGCTAGTCCGTACTAAAAACGTACTTTCTGTCCTCATGCAGTGTTTTGCCATGGCCGGCGTTATGACCATTCTTTGGGTCATTTATGGCTATAGCGTAGCCTTCAATTCGTCAGGAATGGAAGCGGGTACGATCAATCTGCATTCATTTTTCGGTGGACTCGGCACAGCTTTCCTATCTGGCGTTGGAGTTGAAAACGTTTCCGGAACCATACCGGAAAGCGTTTTTATCACATTCCAAATGACGTTCGCAATCATAACACCGGCACTGATTGTTGGCGCCTTTGCTGAGCGAATGAAATTCACTGCAATGCTGCTTTTTTGCATCATCTGGTTCACCTTTTCCTATTTGCCTGTCTGTCACATGGCCTGGGCTGGTGATGGGGCCCTCTTTGCCGAATGGGGAGTGATCGACTTTGCCGGTGGCACTGTTGTTCATATCAACGCTGGAATAGCAGGCCTGATAGCCTGTATTATGGTTGGGAAACGTAGGGGATTCGGAGTCGAACCGCTTACTCCACACAGCGTACCTCTCACTGTTATCGGGGCCTCTATGCTCTGGGTTGGTTGGTTTGGCTTCAATGCTGGTAGCGAGCTAGCGGCTGATGGCACAGCCGGCATGGCCCTACTTATCACACAAGTCGCTACCGCGACAGCCGCCATTACCTGGATGATAGTTGAATGGATCAAAAATAAAGCTCCGACTGCAGTTGGGATGGCAACCGGAGCCGTCGCCGGACTGGTAGCGATTACGCCCGCTTCTGGTTCAGTTGGTCCAGTCGGTGCATTAGTAATCGGTTTTGCGTCCGGTTTCTGCTGTTATTTTGCCGCCACCTCCCTGAAACGTATGCTCGGTTACGATGACAGCCTCGATGTATTTGGGGTCCACGGTATCGGAGGGATCGTTGGTGCTATCCTCACTGGTTGTCTATTTATCGCCGATGGGGGAGCGGAAAGTTTTAAAATCGGGACTCAGACCTGGATCCAAATTAAGAGCGTCATTGTCACCATCATCTGGAGTGGTGTCGTCTCTATTGTCGCCCTTTTCATAGTCGGAAAAATCGTCGGTCTGAGGGTAAGCGAGGAGGATGAAGAAACCGGTCTCGATCTCAGTACACACGGGGAATCAGGATACACTCATTGA
- the proS gene encoding Proline--tRNA ligase, producing MRYSRMLISTLREAPGDADLISHQLSLRAGLIRPLASGIFSYLPLGLRVVQKIEAILREEMVAIGCVELSMPVVHPAELWKRSGRWEGIGPELLRMEDRTGREICLAMTHEEAVADLARYALQSYKELPVSVFQIQTKFRDEPRSRGGLIRVREFTMKDAYSFDLDNEGLDESYNKMFRAYERVFHRSGFAESVISVQSDTGIMGGSGAHEFMYLNSAGEDTLIICDQCNYSANREAAVFRRECPDRVEALPLEEVNTPDCKTIKELTTFLNIPSSSTAKAVFFVGTINGVEQMIFAVIRGDYELNETKLSNAVKAKELRPATEQEIRNSGSEPGYGSPIGLDKEVVVVVDPIVAETRNLVSGANKADHHFLNVNVGRDYEADLVTDLVAVEEGMPCVACGSPLCRTRGIEVGNIFKLGTKYSEGLEAAVLDESGRSRPLVMGSYGIGVGRLMACVIEEHHDEHGIIWPMELAPFQVHMVVISNKELEIADKLYQDLESGGFEVLLDDRRERAGVKFNDADLIGIPIRVTLAPRGLEKGQVEVKLRGEEKKMDISIDRLVDHVGSLVESCLDRVLA from the coding sequence ATGCGTTACAGTAGGATGTTGATTTCAACTCTTCGCGAAGCACCGGGCGATGCGGATCTGATTAGTCATCAGTTGTCCTTGCGAGCGGGGTTAATCCGTCCCTTGGCATCTGGGATTTTCAGCTATCTGCCTCTTGGATTGAGAGTGGTTCAAAAGATTGAAGCGATCCTCCGAGAGGAAATGGTAGCAATTGGCTGTGTTGAACTCAGTATGCCGGTTGTGCATCCGGCAGAACTCTGGAAGCGAAGTGGTCGATGGGAGGGAATCGGGCCGGAGCTCTTGAGGATGGAAGATAGGACGGGTCGTGAAATTTGTCTGGCCATGACTCACGAAGAAGCGGTGGCAGACTTGGCTCGGTATGCGCTTCAAAGTTATAAAGAACTGCCCGTCTCAGTGTTCCAGATTCAGACCAAGTTCCGGGACGAACCCCGGAGTAGGGGAGGACTTATTCGGGTAAGAGAGTTTACGATGAAAGATGCGTACAGCTTCGATCTCGATAATGAAGGATTGGATGAGAGCTACAACAAGATGTTTCGGGCTTATGAGAGGGTGTTCCACCGTTCAGGGTTCGCTGAATCGGTTATATCGGTTCAGAGTGACACGGGAATCATGGGGGGAAGTGGAGCGCATGAATTCATGTATCTAAATTCGGCAGGAGAGGACACCTTAATCATCTGCGATCAGTGTAATTATAGTGCAAATCGCGAGGCAGCAGTTTTTCGCAGGGAGTGTCCCGATCGAGTTGAGGCGTTACCTCTTGAAGAAGTGAATACGCCGGACTGCAAGACAATCAAGGAATTGACAACGTTTTTGAACATTCCGTCAAGTAGTACGGCGAAAGCGGTATTCTTTGTCGGTACGATTAATGGGGTGGAGCAGATGATATTTGCTGTGATTCGAGGGGACTATGAATTAAACGAGACCAAGCTTTCGAATGCAGTTAAGGCTAAGGAACTGCGTCCTGCCACAGAGCAAGAAATTCGGAATTCGGGGAGCGAGCCCGGCTATGGTTCCCCGATTGGTCTCGACAAAGAAGTAGTAGTTGTCGTGGACCCTATTGTTGCAGAAACTAGAAACCTGGTTTCGGGTGCTAACAAAGCAGATCATCATTTTCTGAATGTCAATGTGGGAAGAGATTATGAGGCAGATCTTGTTACCGACTTGGTTGCAGTGGAAGAGGGAATGCCTTGTGTCGCGTGTGGGTCACCTCTTTGTCGGACACGGGGTATAGAGGTGGGAAATATTTTCAAATTGGGAACCAAGTACAGCGAAGGTCTAGAAGCAGCTGTATTGGATGAATCTGGGAGATCGCGTCCATTAGTGATGGGATCATACGGGATTGGAGTTGGGCGCTTGATGGCGTGTGTAATTGAAGAGCATCACGACGAACATGGGATCATTTGGCCTATGGAATTAGCTCCCTTTCAAGTTCATATGGTAGTGATTTCGAACAAGGAATTGGAAATAGCTGATAAGCTCTACCAGGATCTCGAGTCGGGTGGATTCGAAGTTCTGTTGGATGACCGCAGAGAACGTGCAGGAGTGAAATTTAACGATGCGGATCTGATTGGTATACCAATCAGGGTAACGTTAGCGCCAAGGGGGTTGGAGAAGGGTCAAGTTGAAGTGAAATTGCGAGGGGAAGAAAAGAAAATGGACATATCGATCGATCGACTAGTAGATCATGTCGGATCATTGGTGGAGTCTTGCCTCGATCGAGTTTTGGCGTGA
- the polS_1 gene encoding Sorbitol dehydrogenase, with product MSDKENGRLSGKVAIVTGSGQGIGKGIALRLAQEGAEVVVADYNPETAEETASEIKSLGRRALSYPVDISNVSQLNQMADDTVTEFGHVDILINNAGTIQIKPMMDVTEKDWDRVIDLNMRGTFFCLQAVARKMIERIPKELKAAIGPVESLAVPKEGEGQKKGITGCWGKILSLSSISGRSGRPTQVHYAASKAAVISITQSAALALAPYRINVNAIAPGVVNTPMWEGIDRDRAKLLKLKPGEAMANIVKTVPINRVSTPDDLAGAIIFLCSSDADYITGQTLNVDGGFAMN from the coding sequence ATGTCTGACAAAGAAAATGGAAGACTGTCAGGAAAGGTTGCGATAGTAACCGGTTCGGGACAAGGTATTGGGAAAGGCATCGCGCTACGTCTTGCCCAAGAGGGCGCTGAAGTCGTTGTGGCTGATTATAATCCTGAAACCGCTGAAGAAACAGCCTCTGAAATCAAAAGCCTTGGTCGCCGTGCTCTTTCTTACCCTGTCGACATATCTAATGTTTCCCAATTGAACCAAATGGCCGATGACACAGTGACTGAATTCGGACATGTCGACATTCTGATCAACAACGCGGGAACAATTCAGATCAAGCCGATGATGGACGTAACCGAAAAGGATTGGGACCGGGTGATCGATCTCAATATGCGTGGGACTTTCTTCTGCCTACAAGCGGTAGCAAGGAAAATGATCGAACGAATACCTAAAGAACTTAAAGCTGCTATTGGGCCGGTTGAATCCCTAGCTGTACCAAAAGAAGGCGAGGGGCAAAAGAAAGGGATTACCGGGTGCTGGGGGAAAATTTTAAGTCTTTCTTCTATTTCTGGTCGGAGCGGACGTCCTACACAAGTACACTATGCAGCCAGCAAGGCCGCTGTTATTAGTATCACCCAATCTGCCGCCTTGGCTCTTGCTCCTTATAGGATTAATGTGAATGCCATAGCCCCTGGGGTTGTTAACACTCCCATGTGGGAAGGCATTGACCGAGATCGGGCTAAACTGCTTAAATTGAAACCCGGTGAGGCAATGGCTAATATTGTCAAAACCGTTCCAATCAATCGCGTTTCCACTCCTGATGACCTCGCTGGAGCTATCATTTTCCTTTGTTCGTCCGATGCCGACTACATCACCGGTCAGACACTAAACGTGGATGGCGGTTTTGCTATGAACTAG
- the pdhC_1 gene encoding Dihydrolipoyllysine-residue acetyltransferase component of pyruvate dehydrogenase complex: MAVTIVMPRLGDFMTEGVVAGWSKKPGELVQRDEIIAEIESEKVTYSLEAVGEGTFHPIVDEGGTAGVDEPIAYLLAEGESPPADNKDTEKGKEQVSKQQATKAPRQQATGEVVPSTPGARRLASRLGVDISQVTPSGPRGRVVETDVQAYSEQEKGSDPTPSFPKGVPKPSEVVPLTGMRKAIAENMRSSLASTAQLSFFLEIDITEAQKIRNVLKKEDKVVTLPHVLIKACAVALEKEPALNTLLSERNLLHFNQINMGVAVALKEGLVVPVLRDVGKMDIIQISNSTHDLAVKARKGEIASDDLVGGTFTISVLGTVDGFTPILNPGQSAILGAGRSAEKPAVKDGQIVIREMITLSLTVDHQIIDGAIAAKFLQRLREELESPDVLFDLG, encoded by the coding sequence ATGGCGGTCACCATAGTTATGCCCCGGTTAGGCGACTTCATGACTGAAGGAGTTGTGGCTGGATGGTCTAAAAAGCCAGGCGAGTTGGTTCAGCGTGACGAGATTATCGCCGAAATCGAGTCAGAGAAGGTGACCTATTCTCTTGAAGCCGTAGGAGAAGGGACTTTTCACCCTATCGTGGACGAAGGTGGAACTGCTGGTGTGGACGAGCCGATCGCTTATCTACTAGCAGAAGGGGAATCGCCGCCTGCCGATAATAAGGACACTGAGAAAGGGAAGGAGCAGGTATCTAAACAACAGGCTACCAAGGCACCTCGCCAACAGGCAACAGGAGAGGTAGTCCCGTCAACTCCGGGTGCCCGAAGACTCGCTTCCCGTCTCGGCGTGGATATTTCTCAAGTCACTCCCTCCGGACCCCGTGGAAGAGTGGTTGAAACGGATGTCCAAGCCTACTCTGAACAGGAAAAAGGCTCGGATCCAACACCATCTTTTCCAAAAGGAGTCCCCAAACCATCCGAAGTTGTTCCACTCACTGGAATGCGTAAGGCAATCGCCGAAAATATGCGCAGTAGTCTCGCTTCGACAGCACAACTTAGCTTCTTCCTCGAAATCGATATCACAGAGGCTCAAAAGATACGCAACGTCCTCAAAAAGGAGGATAAGGTTGTCACCCTTCCCCATGTGTTAATCAAAGCCTGTGCCGTCGCCTTAGAAAAGGAACCTGCTCTCAACACCTTGCTCTCTGAAAGAAACCTTCTCCATTTTAATCAAATAAACATGGGTGTGGCAGTTGCTCTCAAAGAGGGTCTCGTCGTTCCTGTTCTCCGAGATGTTGGGAAAATGGATATCATCCAAATATCCAACTCAACCCATGATTTAGCAGTCAAAGCCCGCAAGGGGGAAATCGCCTCTGACGATCTAGTAGGTGGTACCTTTACGATCAGTGTCTTGGGTACGGTCGACGGATTCACTCCAATTCTCAATCCAGGCCAAAGTGCCATCCTCGGTGCGGGGCGCTCAGCCGAAAAACCAGCTGTAAAAGACGGGCAGATCGTCATCCGAGAAATGATCACCTTAAGTTTAACCGTCGATCACCAAATTATCGACGGCGCTATTGCCGCCAAGTTCCTCCAGCGTCTTAGGGAAGAATTGGAAAGCCCTGATGTTCTTTTTGATTTGGGCTAG
- the acoB gene encoding Acetoin:2,6-dichlorophenolindophenol oxidoreductase subunit beta has protein sequence MTETQTSSRQISFIQAVNEAIEQEMERDDRVFVMGEDIAGGAGRPDKQDAWGGPMRLTKGLIDKFGPERVRDTPISEAGFVGAGVGAAATGMRPVVDLMYVGFFGVCADQITNNASKIHYMFGGKVKVPITIMTATGAGTGSAAQHSETLYSIFTHYPGLKCVAPSNPYTAKGLFISAIRDDDPVIIFNNRQLMGMRFDNHVPEEPYTLPIGEAIVSREGSDITLIGIGYTTRVCLEAAEDLESQGISTEVIDLLSLSPMDNSAILESVQKTRKVVIVDEDYPRCSIATDISALVAEEAFDYLDAPPRRVTPPHTLVPYSRSLEKHYVPDKNRVIAAAREVLE, from the coding sequence ATGACCGAAACCCAAACTAGCAGCCGCCAGATTTCTTTTATTCAGGCCGTCAACGAAGCAATCGAACAGGAAATGGAACGTGACGACCGCGTTTTCGTCATGGGTGAAGACATTGCCGGTGGCGCCGGTCGCCCAGATAAACAGGATGCATGGGGCGGGCCAATGAGATTAACCAAGGGGCTAATCGATAAATTCGGTCCAGAACGGGTACGAGACACCCCTATCTCCGAAGCGGGCTTCGTAGGGGCCGGGGTTGGGGCAGCCGCAACCGGAATGCGGCCGGTTGTAGATTTGATGTATGTTGGCTTTTTTGGGGTTTGTGCTGATCAGATCACAAATAATGCTTCCAAAATTCATTATATGTTTGGAGGAAAGGTCAAAGTGCCAATCACAATCATGACCGCGACAGGGGCGGGGACCGGTTCAGCAGCGCAACATTCGGAAACCCTCTACTCGATCTTCACTCATTACCCAGGACTTAAGTGTGTTGCTCCATCAAACCCTTACACGGCTAAGGGCCTCTTCATTTCCGCAATTCGGGATGATGATCCTGTAATTATATTCAACAACCGACAGTTGATGGGTATGCGTTTCGATAACCATGTCCCAGAAGAGCCCTACACCCTACCCATTGGGGAAGCTATTGTTTCACGCGAAGGTTCCGATATAACCCTTATTGGGATTGGGTATACAACCCGCGTCTGCTTAGAGGCTGCTGAAGATCTCGAAAGCCAGGGGATTTCTACCGAAGTAATTGATCTTCTCTCCCTTTCTCCGATGGATAATTCAGCTATCTTGGAATCTGTCCAGAAAACCCGTAAGGTCGTGATCGTGGACGAAGACTATCCTAGATGCAGCATCGCTACTGATATTTCCGCTTTGGTGGCAGAGGAAGCTTTTGACTATCTCGACGCCCCCCCTCGCCGAGTAACCCCTCCACACACTCTAGTCCCCTATAGCCGATCACTTGAAAAACACTATGTCCCAGATAAAAATCGAGTCATTGCTGCAGCACGAGAAGTCCTTGAATAA
- the acoA gene encoding Acetoin:2,6-dichlorophenolindophenol oxidoreductase subunit alpha, with protein MHTELTTETLLWMYETMVTIRLFEEQARREADAGKLRGMHSSIGQEAVPTGICAHFRDDDYILGTHRSHHHCIAKGVDLNEMMAELLGKATGTNKGKGGTMHIADINKGMLGANGIVGSSIPVAAGVALSARIRGSDQVSAAFFGDGGSNQGTLHESMNLASIWKLPVLFVCENNRYAEATPFEYSVAGASVANRAGGYDMPGVIVDGQSVLEVFEVAREAVDRARSGKGPTLIEAQTYRYMGHFGADDPLAYRTQEEEDYYEKRDCIGRLKTHILDNDTATEEDLESIANKAANAVGEATKFADDSPLPDPEELTTEVYVSYP; from the coding sequence ATGCACACAGAACTAACGACGGAAACCCTCCTGTGGATGTATGAGACAATGGTAACGATTCGACTTTTCGAGGAGCAGGCAAGACGAGAGGCGGATGCAGGAAAGTTACGTGGTATGCATTCATCCATCGGCCAGGAAGCGGTGCCAACCGGAATCTGTGCCCATTTCAGGGACGACGATTACATCCTGGGAACCCATCGGAGCCATCATCATTGTATCGCCAAGGGAGTTGATTTGAATGAAATGATGGCGGAGCTATTGGGGAAAGCCACTGGTACCAATAAGGGTAAGGGTGGGACAATGCATATTGCCGACATCAATAAAGGTATGCTGGGAGCAAATGGCATCGTCGGTTCAAGTATACCAGTTGCCGCAGGTGTCGCCTTAAGTGCTAGAATTCGAGGTAGTGATCAGGTAAGCGCTGCATTTTTTGGAGATGGAGGCTCTAATCAGGGGACCCTGCATGAATCGATGAACCTCGCTAGCATCTGGAAACTCCCGGTCCTTTTTGTTTGTGAGAATAACCGCTACGCTGAAGCAACACCATTTGAATATTCCGTGGCTGGCGCCTCCGTGGCAAATCGGGCTGGCGGCTACGATATGCCGGGTGTTATTGTAGACGGGCAGTCGGTCCTGGAGGTTTTTGAAGTCGCTCGAGAGGCAGTCGATCGCGCTAGAAGCGGAAAAGGGCCGACACTTATCGAAGCCCAAACCTATCGCTACATGGGCCACTTTGGAGCTGATGATCCACTTGCATACCGAACTCAAGAAGAGGAAGACTATTACGAAAAAAGAGATTGTATCGGAAGACTTAAGACTCACATTTTAGATAACGATACCGCCACTGAAGAAGACCTTGAATCTATTGCTAATAAAGCTGCAAACGCAGTTGGCGAAGCAACTAAGTTCGCCGATGACAGTCCCTTACCTGATCCAGAAGAACTTACTACAGAAGTCTACGTTTCCTATCCGTAA
- the thrC_1 gene encoding Threonine synthase — MSFVTHLECANCGEEYLAGKVHNLCTACHRPLLVNFDLQAIRRTVERDKLADRTATMWRFLELLPVVNPANIVSLTEGTTPLLEARRLGEQFGLSNLLIKDESRLPTGSFKARGMAMAVTMARELGLERLAAPTAGNAGGALASYAARAGMEAWVFMPQDTPVINKMEIVLAGARVYEVNGLIDDCGKIVAQGETNKGWFNVSTLKEPYRIEGKKTMGLELAEQLEWKLPDAILYPTGGGTGLIGMWKAFIELEALGWLDSEKKPRMIACQSSGCSPIVEAFKKGKRFAERFENAQTIASGLRVPSAVGDFMVLDAVRESGGMAMAAPETVIGKWMRKAASLEGISLCPETAICLGVLEQLVKEGELGSSDQVVVFNTGASQKYPESLKIKLPKIDLNKSIVWDKI; from the coding sequence ATGTCTTTTGTCACTCATTTAGAATGCGCTAACTGCGGTGAAGAATATTTGGCTGGAAAAGTGCATAATCTATGCACGGCTTGCCACCGACCGCTTTTGGTTAATTTCGACCTCCAGGCCATCCGGAGGACTGTTGAACGAGATAAACTAGCTGATCGAACGGCTACGATGTGGAGGTTTCTGGAATTGCTCCCGGTTGTCAATCCGGCTAATATTGTGAGTCTGACGGAAGGCACTACTCCGCTTCTTGAAGCAAGGAGACTTGGTGAGCAGTTCGGCCTCAGCAACCTTCTCATTAAAGATGAGAGTAGGCTTCCAACGGGAAGCTTCAAGGCTCGCGGGATGGCTATGGCTGTTACCATGGCTCGGGAATTGGGTCTTGAGAGGCTAGCTGCGCCCACTGCAGGGAATGCAGGTGGAGCCCTGGCCTCCTATGCTGCCCGGGCGGGCATGGAGGCGTGGGTTTTTATGCCTCAAGACACTCCGGTTATTAACAAAATGGAAATTGTCCTGGCAGGAGCAAGGGTCTATGAGGTCAATGGACTGATCGATGACTGCGGAAAGATTGTTGCACAAGGTGAAACGAACAAGGGCTGGTTCAATGTTTCGACTTTGAAAGAACCCTATCGGATTGAAGGTAAGAAGACAATGGGGCTCGAATTAGCGGAACAGCTAGAATGGAAACTGCCGGATGCCATTCTCTACCCAACCGGGGGCGGGACCGGATTGATTGGAATGTGGAAAGCCTTCATTGAGTTAGAGGCTCTTGGATGGCTTGATTCAGAGAAAAAACCGCGGATGATAGCATGTCAAAGCAGCGGCTGTTCCCCTATTGTTGAGGCCTTTAAGAAGGGCAAACGATTCGCGGAGAGGTTTGAAAATGCACAGACCATAGCCAGCGGACTCCGCGTACCTTCAGCCGTGGGTGACTTTATGGTCCTTGATGCGGTAAGGGAAAGCGGTGGAATGGCAATGGCGGCGCCCGAGACGGTTATCGGGAAATGGATGAGAAAAGCCGCATCTCTTGAAGGTATTTCCCTCTGTCCTGAAACAGCTATTTGCTTGGGCGTTCTCGAACAACTTGTCAAAGAAGGTGAATTAGGGTCGAGTGATCAGGTCGTAGTGTTCAATACCGGGGCGTCTCAAAAATACCCTGAGTCGCTGAAGATAAAGTTACCTAAAATCGATTTAAACAAGTCGATTGTTTGGGATAAAATATAG